In one window of Fulvia fulva chromosome 5, complete sequence DNA:
- a CDS encoding V-type proton ATPase proteolipid subunit 2 has product MASAEYTPKFAPFLGMAGIAFAMIFGCMGAAYGTAKSGIGIANVGTFRPDLIMKSLIPVVMSGIIAVYALVVAVLIAGNMKPPPEMEYSLFNGCMHLACGLSVGLTGLAAGYAIGVVGDSGVRAYMQQSRIFVGMVLILIFGEVLGLYGAQHAPMHRKFRIQKDRLVTWGLEWSDQEKGLDADIDEEVAKAGLTETVTSVMHNIQEVLIESESIRSASLPLRKAGELITADPAPFDEARYEDLLKDLTTSIDTLYDLSMSRRAIARGEHPKFEDPMTEEAAAAVEASSGSSKQKRIPRKALHEKSLYEPSFASSATTLINPPPFERPVLSPYAGLPARIEASALRLPNEGPPPYEAIGVPSTTRMIALLARNRAPESVQQATGSPAPEVPVLIEYASYDTTYRETGVPPPLQRLEALAQFLQPMRAESQTNLSLLGYFENLHQPRIGLVYDLPYSILNKVPAHRASEALMPLSLLKLVQKSNRTQSQAPEVPPPALEHRFRMALRLTEQLHSLHARQIAHGNINSSSIIFTTAKTDSDAARLDHLRAPLWASFDVFSKCTVEGIRREPAFNIYRHPHDEPNKDSRGFPVDLKFDLYGLGLVLLEVGLWTPISELYKSKYTIPDFKLRLEKLWIPKLGAKCGSAYQRAVETCLRLSDDPDNSRLTVEGIYGILLQFLKRCCLLDDVGSSTELIPVSELMSAPNSPAMTMSSAPSRRQRRRISEASSLARAQTEPSEHVPSPKNPPQRHYTAPVPSPAAIARLSSAGVASYNEPPISRQSSRASQLSPRPSFNEVRNQLVDAGNQIKEDVQFTASSTSFKDFKRRVTLIQQKWRECQAFKEKKRTQQYVQHLEQRRSIEGLREKRSRPKRYEFSTVPVPPEAWDYFQEHIVSQVMNLMQKTLPIKESSSINLVSYGETPDTTKPTVIVTCEKHASMAKAKHILKRHLKIDKNILDIRVKQDIVRRCRRSRRDRASNASRSMAPWRDPDVVKAANGEYQQQPVCGASIGSYRYDEHLPPASFGGLVVVDGTTYGMSVHHMLEPEEAIEDEQEEDAEEGADDESETSSLGGSDDGDLSDEDNLSTVRPASTIDDEPMALNDTDGDCPGITPDDMEEITITQPALDDAIDCDLHAEEDEDDDDSGIDEDHLLSFKLGLVHASSGLRRTAKSHEGGFKSVSQSLPQEIDWALFELLPPRTHPFNLITGGQKFCSASPDRKGNTLPQTFQPSTNLSCKTVYCLGRTSGLGHGTVSANMVPVKIHGRSTYSASWTVAGTFGTGGDSGAWVVDSEDGKVCGHVLASRTGQTYICPMDLLLEDIKQTLGAREVVLPAVTEVGGSSRPSSSSSSSERKAMLADAINRMRIGEAEAAGGVAIPPSSSPVRAREVEPVG; this is encoded by the exons ATGGCCTCCGCCGAGTACACACCAAAGTTCGCGCCCTTCCTGGGTATGGCAGGCATTGCATTTGCCATGATATTCGGAT GCATGGGAGCAGCATATGGCACAGCCAAATCTGGTATTGGTATCGCGAACGTTGGTACCTTCAGACCTGATCTGATTATGAAA TCTTTGATTCCGGTAGTCATGTCTGGAATCATCGCGGTCTATGCACTGGTAGTGGCGGTGCTCATAGCTGGAAACATGAAGCCACCGCCAGAGATGGAGTACAGCTTATTCAACGGCTGTATGCACCTGGCTTGCGGCCTTTCAGTCGGTCTTACCGGCTTAGCTGCAGGATACGCAATAGGTGTGGTGGGAGATTCG GGAGTACGCGCGTACATGCAGCAGTCGCGGATATTCGTCGGCATGGTACTTATACTCATTTTCGGCGAAGTACTGGGTCTTTATGG TGCTCAACATGCACCAATGCACCGGAAATTCCGGATTCAGAAGGACCGCTTGGTCACTTGGGGCCTGGAGTGGAGTGATCAGGAGAAAGGCCTCGATGCGGACATCGACGAAGAAGTCGCCAAAGCTGGTCTGACCGAGACCGTCACGAGCGTTATGCACAACATCCAGGAAGTCCTCATCGAATCTGAATCCATCAGGTCGGCTAGCTTGCCGCTCAGGAAGGCCGGAGAGCTGATCACTGCGGACCCAGCGCCATTCGATGAAGCACGATATGAGGACTTGTTGAAGGATCTGACGACAAGCATCGATACACTCTACGATCTATCAATGTCAAGAAGAGCGATCGCTCGTGGCGAGCATCCCAAGTTTGAAGACCCGATGACCGAGGAGGCTGCTGCGGCGGTCGAAGCTTCAAGTGGTAGTTCCAAGCAGAAGAGGATACCGCGGAAAGCTTTGCATGAGAAGTCGTTATACGAGCCAAGCTTTGCCTCTTCTGCCACCACACTGATCAACCCGCCTCCCTTCGAAAGGCCGGTGTTGTCTCCGTATGCTGGTCTCCCTGCTAGGATCGAGGCTTCGGCACTGCGTCTGCCCAACGAGGGTCCACCTCCGTATGAGGCAATCGGGGTTCCTTCCACAACACGAATGATTGCTCTTCTGGCGAGGAACAGGGCACCTGAGAGCGTTCAGCAGGCAACGGGTAGTCCAGCTCCAGAAGTCCCAGTCCTGATCGAGTACGCCAGTTATGACACAACATATCGCGAGACTGGCGTGCCTCCTCCATTGCAGCGATTGGAGGCCTTGGCACAATTCTTGCAGCCGATGCGCGCTGAGTCTCAGACCAATCTGAGCCTGCTTGGGTACTTTGAGAATTTGCATCAACCGCGGATTGGGCTGGTCTATGATTTGCCCTACTCCATCCTGAACAAAGTGCCTGCACACAGGGCATCTGAAGCTCTGATGCCTTTGAGCCTCCTCAAGCTTGTACAGAAGTCGAACAGAACCCAAAGTCAGGCGCCGGAAGTACCGCCGCCAGCTTTAGAACATCGTTTCCGCATGGCGCTTCGCCTGACTGAGCAGCTACACTCTCTACACGCCCGCCAGATCGCGCACGGCAACATCAATAGTAGCAGCATCATCTTCACTACCGCCAAGACCGACTCGGATGCCGCCCGCCTGGACCACCTCAGAGCACCACTTTGGGCTTCATTCGATGTCTTCTCAAAATGTACCGTTGAAGGCATCAGACGAGAGCCCGCTTTCAACATCTACAGACATCCTCATGATGAACCGAACAAGGACAGCAGAGGGTTTCCAGTCGACTTGAAGTTTGATCTATATGGTCTCGGCCTGGTTCTTCTCGAGGTCGGTCTGTGGACACCCATCAGTGAGCTTTACAAGTCGAAGTATACGATTCCCGACTTCAAGCTGAGGCTTGAAAAGCTCTGGATACCAAAGTTAGGAGCCAAATGTGGATCTGCGTACCAGCGTGCAGTCGAGACTTGTCTGCGACTCTCGGACGATCCGGACAACTCTAGGCTCACTGTCGAAGGCATCTACGGCATACTACTACAGTTCTTGAAGCGCTGCTGCCTACTAGACGATGTTGGCTCGTCCACAGAACTGATACCAGTATCAGAGCTGATGTCTGCGCCGAACTCGCCAGCCATGACCATGTCAAGTGCTCCATCCAGACGACAAAGACGCAGGATATCAGAGGCAAGCTCGTTGGCACGCGCACAGACTGAACCAAGTGAGCACGTGCCATCACCCAAGAACCCACCGCAAAGGCACTACACAGCGCCAGTGCCTTCCCCTGCTGCTATCGCCCGATTATCGTCCGCCGGCGTGGCTTCTTATAATGAGCCGCCGATATCTAGACAGTCGTCGCGAGCAAGTCAATTGTCTCCAAGACCAAGTTTCAACGAGGTCCGAAATCAGCTTGTAGATGCTGGCAACCAGATTAAGGAGGACGTTCAATTCACGGCGTCATCAACTTCCTTCAAGGACTTCAAACGGCGCGTCACTTTGATACAACAGAAGTGGCGCGAGTGTCAGGCGTTCAAGGAGAAGAAGAGGACACAGCAATACGTGCAACACCTCGAACAGCGACGTAGCATCGAAGGACTCCGAGAAAAACGCTCGAGGCCGAAGCGCTACGAGTTTAGCACAGTGCCGGTCCCACCGGAAGCATGGGACTACTTTCAGGAACACATCGTATCGCAGGTGATGAACCTCATGCAAAAAACTTTACCTATCAAAGAGTCCAGCTCTATCAACCTTGTCTCGTACGGCGAGACACCCGACACGACTAAGCCTACTGTGATTGTCACCTGCGAGAAGCACGCATCCATGGCCAAGGCGAAGCACATCCTGAAACGCCATCTCAAGATCGACAAGAACATACTGGACATTCGTGTTAAGCAAGACATAGTCCGCCGCTGCAGACGTTCGAGACGTGATCGCGCTAGCAATGCTTCGAGGAGTATGGCTCCCTGGCGGGATCCAGATGTTGTGAAGGCAGCCAATGGAGAATACCAACAACAGCCTGTATGCGGTGCATCCATCGGATCATACAGGTACGACGAACATTTACCGCCGGCATCGTTCGGAGGTCTTGTTGTCGTTGACGGCACCACATATGGTATGAGCGTGCATCATATGCTCGAGCCCGAAGAAGCGATAGAAGACGAACAGGAAGAAGACGCCGAGGAGGGCGCCGATGACGAATCGGAAACGTCTAGCCTTGGAGGATCAGATGATGGAGACCTTTCTGATGAGGACAACTTGAGCACAGTCCGGCCCGCATCGACAATAGATGACGAGCCTATGGCGTTGAATG ACACCGATGGCGACTGTCCTGGCATCACACCTGACGATATGGAAGAGATAACAATCACACAACCAGCCCTCGACGACGCCATCGACTGCGATCTACAcgcagaagaagatgaagACGACGACGACTCCGGCATCGACGAAG AccacctcctctccttcaaACTCGGCCTTGTGCACGCCTCCTCCGGCCTCCGCCGCACCGCCAAATCCCACGAAGGCGGCTTCAAATCCGTCTCCCAATCCCTCCCCCAAGAAATCGACTGGGCCCTCTTCGAACTCCTCCCACCCCGCACTCACCCCTTCAACCTCATAACCGGCGGGCAAAAATTCTGCTCCGCGAGCCCCGACCGCAAAGGCAACACCCTCCCCCAAACCTTCCAACCCAGCACCAACCTATCCTGCAAAACCGTTTACTGCCTCGGCCGCACCTCTGGCCTCGGCCACGGCACAGTGTCGGCGAACATGGTTCCCGTTAAGATTCATGGTCGGAGCACATACTCCGCTTCCTGGACGGTCGCGGGGACGTTTGGGACGGGGGGCGATTCAGGAGCGTGGGTGGTTGATAGTGAGGATGGGAAAGTGTGTGGACACGTTCTGGCGTCGAGGACGGGGCAGACGTATATTTGTCCGATGGATTTGTTGCTTGAGGATATCAAGCAGACGCTTGGAGCGCGGGAGGTGGTGTTGCCGGCTGTGACGGAGGTGGGAGGGAGTAGTAGGCCGAGTAGTAGCAGCAGTAGTAGTGAGCGGAAGGCTATGCTTGCCGATGCGATCAATAGGATGAGGATCGGCGAGGCGGAAGCTGCTGGTGGTGTTGCGATACCTCCTTCGAGTAGTCCTGTGAGGGCACGAGAGGTGGAGCCTGTGGGATAG
- a CDS encoding Zinc finger protein with KRAB and SCAN domains 3, protein MQYEVPIPITMSHDMSNTNGHYTHQNLYVPNNNANNRIKSENGSDRGVSPHSSDHSRYSSQTPHNNSVAYQQIAAQLQNGMRYPSPSQLQQQNGMSMLQHSYQPSATPEQTFQQQPGASMGAVQQAVPPPQQDQSPMMEGGRISTGSTGLPKAFACSTCQKGFARRSDLARHERIHSGVRPHICDHPGCGKQFIQRSALTVHSRVHTGEKPHMCERCGKPFSDSSSLARHRRIHSGKRPYKCPYADCQKTFTRRTTLTRHQNHHTGTIEEAEAATQAALASRVSMQNSRSRGSDEENDYSDGKSPMPNASERTATPVNGNQNLQRQASDYYMNAMQGGMTAVPGHIRAEIPNNVPSRAASPAQYSMPAVNGQQQRPPLTSNPSSGYNPPQIMEPSVGNGQQTGSGTNSPHLQGWQSPHTGVQAQANDYSYTDTNSNYAGTNVNVLQQYYTTPDVQRPHSTGPVNYHNQMRPQEMWTTHQQ, encoded by the exons ATGCAATACGAAGTACCCATCCCCATCACCATGAGCCACGACATGTCGAACACCAACGGCCACTACACCCACCAGAACCTCTACGTCCCGAACAACAACGCCAACAACCGCATAAAGTCTGAGAACGGTTCGGATCGTGGAGTCTCTCCCCATTCATCCGACCACTCGCGATACTCCTCGCAGACCCCACACAACAACTCGGTGGCCTACCAGCAGATCGCCGCACAACTCCAGAACGGCATGCGGTATCCCTCGCCGTCGCAGCTCCAGCAGCAGAACGGCATGTCAATGCTGCAGCACTCCTACCAGCCGAGCGCGACTCCCGAGCAGACCTTCCAGCAACAACCAGGCGCATCGATGGGCGCGGTACAGCAGGCTGTGCCACCGCCGCAGCAAGATCAGAGCCCAATGATGGAAGGCGGACGGATAAGCACTGGTAGCACTGGCCTCCCGAAAGCGTTCGCGTGCTCTACTTGCCAGAAGGGCTTTGCCCGACGAAGTGACTTGGCGCGTCATG AGCGTATCCACTCCGGCGTCCGACCTCACATCTGCGACCACCCAGGATGTGGCAAGCAATTCATACAGCGCTCTGCTCTCACCGTCCACTCTCGAGTACACACTGGCGAGAAGCCTCACATGTGTGAGCGATGCGGGAAG CCCTTCTCCGATAGCAGCTCTCTTGCGAGACATCGAAGGATCCACTCTGGCAAGCGCCCATACAAGTGCCCATACGCCGACTGCCAAAAGACCTTCACAAGGCGGACCACCCTTACTCGTCACCAGAACCACCACACCGGCACGATCGAAGAGGCCGAGGCTGCCACTCAAGCTGCTCTTGCGTCGCGCGTCTCCATGCAGAACTCGCGTTCCAGAGGTTCAGATGAAGAGAACGACTACTCCGATGGCAAGTCACCCATGCCGAATGCATCGGAGCGGACAGCAACACCCGTCAACGGTAATCAGAACCTGCAGCGGCAGGCATCAGATTACTATATGAACGCCATGCAGGGTGGCATGACTGCTGTCCCGGGACACATTCGTGCTGAAATTCCGAACAACGTTCCGTCTCGTGCTGCATCTCCAGCGCAGTACTCAATGCCAGCAGTCAACGGCCAGCAGCAGCGCCCGCCGCTTACGTCGAACCCATCTTCTGGCTACAACCCACCTCAGATTATGGAGCCGTCTGTCGGCAACGGACAGCAGACAGGAAGCGGCACTAACAGCCCTCATCTGCAAGGCTGGCAGTCTCCTCACACAGGCGTTCAGGCTCAAGCCAACGATTACTCGTACACCGATACCAACAGCAACTATGCCGGCACGAATGTCAACGTGCTGCAACAATACTACACGACACCCGATGTTCAGCGCCCACACAGCACAGGTCCGGTAAACTACCACAACCAGATGCGACCACAGGAGATGTGGACAACACATCAGCAATAG